The Polyangium aurulentum genomic interval GCGTCGGGGACGGCGGCCTTCTACCAGGTGCAGGTCATCCAGCTCGACGACGTGCGCGACGCCATGGGCAACACGCTGCGGCAGAACTACACGGTGCTGTCCGCCTCGACGCCGGACACGTCCTTCCGCATCCCGGAGGGCGTGCTGCAGACCGGGCGGTACTACTACGTGGCCGTGACGGCGGACTCGGGCGCCTACGCGCTGGACGCGCCGCTCAAGTACAAGTCGGCGACGACGGCGTACGGCCGGAGCTTCACGGGCATGTTCACGCCCTGATCCCCCCCGCCCTCAGTTGAACAGCGACTTCGTCGCGCCCGTCGACACCACCATTCGCTCCGCCAGCAAGCGCGCAACGAACTGGTGGAACGCCGCAGCCAGGTGCGGCGCCTCCCGCGTCATCCGCTCGAGCGACTCGAGCGACAGCCTGTAGAGCGTCGTCGGGCACAAGGTCACCACCGTGGCCGAGCGCTTCGCGCCGAGGTACAGGCCGCTCTCGCCCACCACCGTGCCCGGTCCCATCGTGCGCAGGCGCTTCATCTTGCCGCCCGCGAGCTCGAGGTACGCGGTCAGCTCGCCCGTATCGATGAGGAACAGATCCTTCGACACGTCGCCCTGCCGGTAGATGCGGTAGCCCGCAGGCGCGTCCACCTTCTCGAGGTAGTCGAGGAAGCGCGCGACGAGCTCGGGCTTGCGGAAGACGTTCTCGAGCTCCTCCGACAGGACCGGCGGCGGCATCATGCTCGCGGGCGCGCCCGCCAGGGTCTCGTTCTCGCACCACTCGAGCCCATGATCGAGATCGGCGAAGAACCGGACCTCGTTGACCATCGCGTTCTTCGTCGCGAAGCCGCCGCGCTCGAGCTGGTTCTTCACCGCGACGGGCAGGTCGGTGAGGACGAGCGTCACGCCGTGCGCCTCGGCGAGCTTGCGCATGCGCACGAAGCTCAAGACGGCGGAGGAGTCGATGCCGTCGACGTGGCGGAAGTCGAGCAGGACGAAGCGGGCTCGGCCGGGGTCGTCGCTCAGCATGCGCTGGTGGACGCGCTTGAGGAGCGTGTGCGAGGTGCCGAAGAAGATGTAGCCCTGGAGCTGCAGGATGTAGAGCTCGTGGCCGCGATCCTCGAGCGTGAGCTCGTCGCCGGCGCTGCGCTCGACGTTGCTGCGCAGCTCGGCCCCGGAGATGGCCCGCTTGATGACGTCGATGCGGCTGTAGTTCACCGCGAAGAGCACCGACGAGACCACGAGCCCGACGCCGATGCCCTCGAGGAAGCCCACGCTGCCGATGACGATGAGGATCAAGAGGACGAGCCCGTACTCGACGCGCGGCAGCCGGAAGTACGAGTCGTAGAGCGTCTCCATCAGGAACCCGAGCCCGAGGAAGACGAGCAGGGCGCCGAGCACGGGCTTCGGGAAGTACGAGAAGACCGACGCGCCGAAGAAGAGCGCAGCGCCGCAGATCGCCGCCGAGACGATGCCCGCCACGCGCGTCTCGGCGCCCGCCTTGTGGTTGAGCGTCGACTCGCTGAGCGACAGATAGCCGACCATGCCGAAGCCGAGGCCCGCGGCGATGTTGGCGACGCCCGTGGCGCGCAGCTCGCGGTCGAGATCGATCTCGCGCTCGGTGGCGATCTCGAGGCCCGAGGCGTTCAGGAGGATCGAGATGGTGGCGAGCACGGTGACGGCCGAGAGGTTGCCCGCGTTGGCGAAGACCTCGCCCCAGTCGACGCGCGTGGCGGCCGAGAGCGGCAAGGGCGGCCAGAAGGCGCCTTCGGGAAAAGGCCCGAGGAGCATGCCGCGCGCGCCCGCCTCGGCCACCGAGATCCCGGCCGCGAAGAGCACGCCGTAGAAGAGCGCGATCGCGACGACGAGCAGGCCCGGCAAGAGCAGGAAGTGATGCCAGCGGCGCAGGAGCGCGGTGAGAAAGATGCCGAGCGCGAGCCCGGGCAGCCAGTTGAAGAGGGCCGCGCGGCTGAAGAGCGCGGGCAGGTGCGCGAAGGACAGCTCGACGTCGGCCATGACCGAGATCGAGCCCGCGAAGAGCAGCCAGCCCGTGCCCGCGAGGAAGCCGCCGACGACGGGGTACGGGATGAAGCGGACGAGAGATCCGAGGCGCAGGACGCCGAGCACCAGGAAGACGCCGCCGGTGAGCAGGGCCGAGAGCGCGATGGCGGCGACGATCGTGGGGAGCGGATCGCTCGATTTCGCGCCGATGGAGGCCGCGACGAGCGAGATGATGACGGCGGTGTTCTCCTGCGGCGCGGCGATGACCGAGCGGAAGGAGCTGGTGAGGGCGACGATGGAGCCGATGATCGCCGCGCCCGCGAGCGTGATGCCGATGCCCGTAGGCAGGTAGTCGCTGAGCTTGCCGGCGAAGATGAGGGCCGCGAGCGTGATGCTGAACGTCGCGACCAGCGTGCCGCTCATCGCCCCGGCGAACAGGCCCGAGACGAGGCGCGATCCACCCAACCCAGGGCCCGCTGCGGGCGCAGCAGGCGAAACCATCGGCAGATTCTGCTGGCCTTCCATGCCTGGACGCGTGCTTTCCCCCCGCCACGCGGCGGTGGGGCGGCCGCATCTTAGGAGAATTCGCGAGCGATTGCTTGCGCTTGTTCTTCGAGGGCGGACGCCTCGCGCGCGTGGCCTTGCTGCTGGTGCAGGCTGGCGAGGTCGCTCAGGATCGTGCCCTCGTCACGGCGGTTGCCGACCTTGCGGGAGATCTCGAGGGCCTGCTCGTAGAAGGTGCGGGCGAGGTCGAGGCGGCTCTGCTCCTTGTGCAGGACGGCGAGGCTCTTCAGGGCGAGGCCCTCGTTCCACAGGCTCTGGGCCTCGCGCGCGGTGGTGAGCGCCTGCTCGTAGAAGGCGCGCGCGCCCTCGAAGCGGCCCGTCGCCCAGTTGACGCGCCCCAGGCCGAGGAGGCCGAGCGCCTCGCTCGCCCGGTCGCCGAGCTTCTGCGCCTCGTCGAGCACGCGCATGTGCTCCTGCATCGCCTCCTCGTGCCGGCCCTGGACCTCGAGGACGTCGCGCGCGAACTCGTAGCGCACGACGATGCTCTCGAGCGAGGGATCGGTCGTGAGCTTGAAGTAGGCGCGGTAGAGGCGCTTGGCCTCGCCGTGGGCGTAGCGCTCGGCCGCCTTGCGCGCGCCCGCGAGGAAGTACCAGCGCGCGCGCTTCGAGTGACCCGCGCGCTGCCAGTGCCGCCCGAGCGCGGTGAGCTGCCCGGTGAGATCGTCCTCGTGCACGACCTCGGTGGCCTCGGCCGCGCGCCGATGCAGCTCTTGCAGGCGCGCGCGCGACTGCATCTCGTAGGCGGCGTTGCGCAGGAGGACGTTGCTGAAGCGGTAGCGGCCCTTCGACATGGGCGACCAGATGCACTGCTCCTCGCCCACGCGGATGAGCTCCTCGAAGCTCGGGTCGTCGTCGAGCATGCGGGCGAGGACGCGGATCTCGAACTCGCGACCGATGACGGAGGCGGCCTGCACGACGCGCTTCACCTTGGGCTCGAGGCGATCGAGGCGCGCGATGAGCAGGCTGTTCACGTCGCTCGGGAGCAGGAAGATGCTCGGCGTCGACACGCCCGTGTCCTCGAGGTTGTTGCGCTTGCCGCCCGAGAGCTGGTTGGCCTCGAGCCAGTAGCCCATGATCTCCTGCGCGAAGAAGGGGTTGCCGTTCGCGTTCTCGAAGAGGAAGAGCGCGAGCACCTCGGAGACGGGGCCGCCCATGACGCCCTCGGCGAGCTCGCGGAGCTTGTCCTTGGAGAGCGGGCCGAGCGTGACGGACGCCTCGGGGATGCCCTCCTCGACCGTGATCCGGAAGGGCGTGCCGTCGTCGTTGTTGCGGCAGGTGCACAGGATGGCGACGGGGCAATCCTTGATGACGGCGCTGATCGTGCGGATGGCCTCGAGCGAGTCGCCGTCGGCCCAGTGCGCGTCCTCGAGGTGGAGGATGACGGGCTGCAGGACGCTCTCGGCGCGCAGCCACAGGCTGAGCGCGTGCAGGGTGCTCGCGAAGCGCAGCTTGGGATCGAGCCGCTCGTAGACCGAGCCGTCCCAGCGGATGCCGATCATGGCGGCGAAGATCGAGCGGTTGCGCTCGAGCTCGCGCTTCATGTTGGCCTCGCTCTCGGGGAGGCGATCGATCAGCCGGTCGAGGGCGTCGTCGAAGTTGACGTGCTTCTCCTCTTTGCCCCCCGTCGGCGACTGCCAGAAGTACTCCTTCAAGGCGTACTCGAAGGGGTTGAGCGAGCTGCGGAGCGTCTGGTCGCAGCGCGCGTCGATCCAGAGGAAGGGCCGCTCTTTCTTGCTGTCCTCGAGGCCGCGCCGGTACGT includes:
- a CDS encoding SulP family inorganic anion transporter yields the protein MVSPAAPAAGPGLGGSRLVSGLFAGAMSGTLVATFSITLAALIFAGKLSDYLPTGIGITLAGAAIIGSIVALTSSFRSVIAAPQENTAVIISLVAASIGAKSSDPLPTIVAAIALSALLTGGVFLVLGVLRLGSLVRFIPYPVVGGFLAGTGWLLFAGSISVMADVELSFAHLPALFSRAALFNWLPGLALGIFLTALLRRWHHFLLLPGLLVVAIALFYGVLFAAGISVAEAGARGMLLGPFPEGAFWPPLPLSAATRVDWGEVFANAGNLSAVTVLATISILLNASGLEIATEREIDLDRELRATGVANIAAGLGFGMVGYLSLSESTLNHKAGAETRVAGIVSAAICGAALFFGASVFSYFPKPVLGALLVFLGLGFLMETLYDSYFRLPRVEYGLVLLILIVIGSVGFLEGIGVGLVVSSVLFAVNYSRIDVIKRAISGAELRSNVERSAGDELTLEDRGHELYILQLQGYIFFGTSHTLLKRVHQRMLSDDPGRARFVLLDFRHVDGIDSSAVLSFVRMRKLAEAHGVTLVLTDLPVAVKNQLERGGFATKNAMVNEVRFFADLDHGLEWCENETLAGAPASMMPPPVLSEELENVFRKPELVARFLDYLEKVDAPAGYRIYRQGDVSKDLFLIDTGELTAYLELAGGKMKRLRTMGPGTVVGESGLYLGAKRSATVVTLCPTTLYRLSLESLERMTREAPHLAAAFHQFVARLLAERMVVSTGATKSLFN
- a CDS encoding tetratricopeptide repeat protein, with translation MNPLVPDFILYQDTKGRTEGNFAAAALFIDIPGFTNLTEKLVQHGREGAEILAGTLRFYFDPLISAVHESGGFIVSFAGDAFTAIFPHTPGRNVAEHAMSAALKMRRFFIDRAERATRFGTFPFSYKVGLSWGAVEWGIVRVSPERAYWYFRGPAIDKCASIEHHAEKGDILLDTPFHQRIPDRKVEPVTETVLKLVDLDDIDLPSVPRIRPPGGGAHFVAPGIEDMPPQGEFRHVTSVFLSFDAIPSFEELIKMLHEHVNRYGGTFTGVDSGDKGINCLIHFGAPITHENDTERALDFALGLKKNAPKGMALRAGITHDVRYAGFNGGTERQEFACLGRATNLAARLMMKAPWRELWCDEQVFARAQASHHFKPSGEHMFKGFEQPIPVYTLDRKRVAVQREFLARGLVGREDELASLTEHMSPIFEGKVAGLIYVDGEAGLGKSYLVDTYRRGLEDSKKERPFLWIDARCDQTLRSSLNPFEYALKEYFWQSPTGGKEEKHVNFDDALDRLIDRLPESEANMKRELERNRSIFAAMIGIRWDGSVYERLDPKLRFASTLHALSLWLRAESVLQPVILHLEDAHWADGDSLEAIRTISAVIKDCPVAILCTCRNNDDGTPFRITVEEGIPEASVTLGPLSKDKLRELAEGVMGGPVSEVLALFLFENANGNPFFAQEIMGYWLEANQLSGGKRNNLEDTGVSTPSIFLLPSDVNSLLIARLDRLEPKVKRVVQAASVIGREFEIRVLARMLDDDPSFEELIRVGEEQCIWSPMSKGRYRFSNVLLRNAAYEMQSRARLQELHRRAAEATEVVHEDDLTGQLTALGRHWQRAGHSKRARWYFLAGARKAAERYAHGEAKRLYRAYFKLTTDPSLESIVVRYEFARDVLEVQGRHEEAMQEHMRVLDEAQKLGDRASEALGLLGLGRVNWATGRFEGARAFYEQALTTAREAQSLWNEGLALKSLAVLHKEQSRLDLARTFYEQALEISRKVGNRRDEGTILSDLASLHQQQGHAREASALEEQAQAIAREFS